A single region of the Sorex araneus isolate mSorAra2 chromosome 7, mSorAra2.pri, whole genome shotgun sequence genome encodes:
- the SLC45A3 gene encoding solute carrier family 45 member 3 translates to MAQRLWGSRVLRHRKAQLLLVNLLTFGLEVCLAAGITYVPPLLLEVGVEEKFMTMVLGIGPVLGLFSVPLLGSASDRWSGRYGRRRPFIWALSLGVLLSLFLIPRAGRLAGLLCSDPRPLELALLILGVGLLDFCGQVCFTPLEALLSDLFRDPDHCRQAFSVYAFMISLGGCLGYLLPAIDWDSSALAPYLGTQEDCLFGLLALIFLTCMAATLFVAEEAALGPAEPAEGLAGPSWLLHCCPCRARLAVRNLGALVPRLHQLCCRVPRTLRRLFVAELCSWTAFMTFTLFYTDFVGEGLYQGVPRAEPGTEARKHYDEGVRMGSLGLFLQCTISLLFSLVMDRLVQRFGTRAVYLASVVAFPVAAGATCLSRSVAVVTASAALTGFTFSTLQILPYTLASLYHREKQVFLPKYRGDAGGGGSEDSLMTSFSPGPKAGSPFPNGHSGASLPPSPALCGASACDISARGVVGEQPEARVIPGRGICLDLAILDSAFLLSQVAPSLFMGSIVQLSQSVTAYMVSAAGLGLVAIYFATQVVFDKSDLAKYSV, encoded by the exons ATGGCCCAGAGGCTGTGGGGGAGCCGCGTGCTGCGGCATCGGAAAGCCCAGCTCCTGCTGGTCAACCTGCTGACCTTTGGCCTGGAGGTGTGCCTGGCCGCTGGCATCACCTACGTGCCCCCGCTGCTGCTGGAAGTCGGGGTCGAGGAGAAGTTCATGACCATGGTGCTGG GTATCGGTCCAGTGCTGGGCCTGTTCTCAGTCCCCCTCCTGGGCTCGGCCAGTGACCGCTGGAGTGGGCGCTACGGCCGCCGGAGGCCCTTCATCTGGGCCCTGTCGCTGGGCGTCCTGCTGAGCCTCTTCCTCATCCCGAGGGCCGGCCGGCTGGCGGGGCTGCTCTGCTCGGACCCCCGGCCCCTGGAGCTGGCGCTGCTCATCCTGGGCGTGGGGCTGCTGGACTTCTGCGGCCAGGTGTGCTTCACCCCCCTGGAGGCCCTGCTCTCCGACCTCTTCCGGGACCCGGACCACTGCCGCCAGGCCTTCTCCGTCTACGCCTTCATGATCAGCCTGGGCGGCTGCCTGGGCTACCTGCTGCCGGCCATCGACTGGGACAGCAGCGCGCTGGCCCCCTACCTGGGCACGCAGGAGGACTGCCTCTTCGGCCTGCTCGCTCTCATCTTCCTCACCTGTATGGCAGCTACACTGTTTGTGGCCGAGGAGGCCGCCCTGGGCCCGGCGGAGCCCGCCGAGGGGCTGGCGGGGCCCTCTTGGCTGCTCCACTGCTGCCCGTGCCGTGCCCGCCTGGCCGTGCGGAACCTGGGCGCCCTGGTCCCCCGGCTGCACCAGCTCTGCTGCCGCGTGCCCCGCACCCTGCGCCGGCTCTTCGTGGCCGAGCTGTGCAGCTGGACGGCCTTCATGACCTTCACACTCTTCTACACGGACTTTGTGGGCGAGGGGCTGTACCAGGGCGTGCCCAGGGCCGAGCCGGGCACGGAGGCCCGGAAGCACTACGATGAAG GGGTCCGgatgggcagcctggggctctTCCTGCAGTGCACCATCTCCTTGCTCTTCTCTCTGGTCATGGATCGGCTGGTGCAGCGGTTCGGCACCCGCGCCGTCTACCTGGCCAGCGTGGTGGCGTTCCCCGTGGCCGCCGGTGCCACATGCCTGTCCCGCAGTGTGGCGGTGGTGACCGCCTCAGCCGCCCTCACCGGCTTCACCTTCTCCACTCTGCAGATCCTACCCTACACCCTGGCCTCCCTGTACCACCGGGAGAAGCAG GTGTTCCTGCCCAAGTACCGAGGCGACGCTGGAGGAGGCGGCAGTGAGGACAGCCTGATGACCAGCTTCTCCCCGGGCCCCAAGGCCGGGTCTCCCTTCCCCAATGGACACTCCGGGGCCAGCCTTCCGCCCTCCCCGGCACTCTGTGGAGCCTCCGCCTGCGACATCTCTGCACGGGGGGTGGTGGGCGAGCAGCCCGAGGCCAGGGTCATTCCAGGCCGGGGCATCTGCCTGGACCTGGCCATCCTGGACAGCGCCTTCCTACTGTCGCAGGTGGCCCCGTCCCTCTTCATGGGCTCCATCGTCCAGCTCAGCCAGTCCGTCACGGCCTATATGGTGTCggctgcaggcctggggctggtTGCCATTTACTTTGCGACACAGGTGGTATTTGACAAGAGCGACTTGGCCAAATACTCGGTGTAG